Within Sinorhizobium sp. RAC02, the genomic segment CTGCTTCAGAAGGATACGGCCGGCGTAGAGGTCACCCACGTCGCCTTCAACGACCCGGCAGCCGATCCGGACGACAACACGGCTTTCCTGCGCAAGAGCCTCGCAGAGGCGCGCTACGTGAAGTCCAGCCCGTCGTCGCCACAGGCCCATTGACGAAAAAGGCTGCGGCCATGCCGGGCATGGCCGCATTCATTTGTCAGTTGATGTAACCGAGGCGAATGGCCTTGGCGATGGCCTGGATGCGGTTCACCGCATCGAGCTTCGTGGTGGCCGTGCCGAGATAGGCGTTCACGGTGTGCACCGAAAGCCCCATCTTCTCGGCAATCGCCTCTGAAATGCAGCCGTCGCCGGCCATCTGCAGGCAGGCGATCTCACGCTCGCTGAGCGCTTCGGATGGCGCCAGCCTTTTTTCCTCGCAGGCCAGCATGTCGATGAGCACCTGGCAACTCTTCATGTGGATATCGACGATCAGGTCGCTGGATGGCGAGATGAAGGTGCCCATGAAGACGACATAACCATTGCCATGCGCGCCCAGCCGGATGGGGAATGCGATGCCCGACCAAGGCAGGAGTTGCGCCGGGAGGCGCGTGGTGAAGGGTTCGGCACCGGATTCGGCGAACTGGTTGTTGCCTGCACCTTCCCAGATCAATGGCAGCATGGAGGCTTCGAGATGGGCAAGCATCGCCGAACCATACGCGTCGAGAAGCGCACGGGTGTTCGTGCCGATGTCACGGCCCCAGTTGTGCAGCGAAAGCGTCAGCTTGCGCGCCGAGGGAAGACCATGGCCGGCAACCCGGAGAACCGCAAAGTTCTCGGCCCCGATGACCGTCTGCATCATCTGCAGGCGGGAAACGAAATCGGACGCCCGCGCGATCTTCGGTG encodes:
- a CDS encoding LuxR family transcriptional regulator, with the protein product MMQTVIGAENFAVLRVAGHGLPSARKLTLSLHNWGRDIGTNTRALLDAYGSAMLAHLEASMLPLIWEGAGNNQFAESGAEPFTTRLPAQLLPWSGIAFPIRLGAHGNGYVVFMGTFISPSSDLIVDIHMKSCQVLIDMLACEEKRLAPSEALSEREIACLQMAGDGCISEAIAEKMGLSVHTVNAYLGTATTKLDAVNRIQAIAKAIRLGYIN